TGGATCAGGGCCAGATCGTGGAGCAGAACACCCCGACCGAGTTCTTCAACAACCCGCAATCCGAGCGTTCGCGGATGTTCCTCAGCCAGATCCTCGGCCATTAGGCCGGGGATCAGAGATCGCGCGGCACCGTGAAGGCGACGGGCGTGGCAGAGCCGTAGCTCGCCGCGCCCCAGCCGTCGCCGGGCAGATCCGCGATCAGCGTTGCGGCCGTGGGGTAGGCGGCGAAGGCCGCGTGGTCCGGCAGTGTGCGCAGGATCATCCCCGCAAACTCGCCGATGCCCGGATTGTGCCCGACGATCACCACGCATTGCCCAGTGGCGCCGCGCAGGTGGCGCAGGATCACGTCCGGCCCCGCATGATAGAGGGCAGGCACCAGCGCCGGCACCACATCGCCCAGATGCGGGGCGATCAGATCCCAGCTTTGCCGTGTCCGGCAGGCATCCGAGCACAGAACCTCGTCCGGCATCACCCCCTGCGCCGCCAGCCATGCGCCGATCTTGGGCGCGGCCTCCTGCCCGCGTGGGGCGAGGGGGCGCTGATGGTCGGTCAGGCAGGGATCGTCCCAACCCGATTTGGCATGGCGGATCAGGACAAGCCGCGGCATCAGCGGATCCGCGGCTTCACGCGCGGCTCGGTCATGCGGATCATGGAGCCGGCGCCGTGGTCGGTGAAGAGTTCCAGAAGGCAGGCATTGGGCACCCGCCCATCGAGGATGACGACGCCGCGCACCCCTTCCTCCACGGCCTGAAGCGCCGTCTCGGTCTTGGGGATCATGCCGCCGGCGATGGTGCCGTCCGCGATCATCGCGCGCACTTCCTCGGGGCTGAGCTGGGTGACGACTTCGCCCGCCTTGTTCTTCACGCCCGACACATCGGTCAGCAGCAGAAGGCGGTCGGCCTTCAGCGCGCCCGCGATGGCCCCGGCGGCGGTGTCGCCATTCACGTTGAACGTCTCGTTGTCTTCGAGCCCGGTGGCGACGGGGGCGACGACCGGGATCATTCCGGCGGTGTAGAGATCGCGCAGCACCTGCACGTTCATCTCCACCGGGCGGCCGACGAAGCCCAGTTCCGGATCGTCCGCCACGGCGACCATC
This DNA window, taken from Falsirhodobacter algicola, encodes the following:
- the argB gene encoding acetylglutamate kinase codes for the protein MMRDSIATAKTLSEALPYLQRYAGAVVVVKFGGNAMGDDDAMAEFARDVVLMRQVGVNPVVVHGGGPMINDLLARLGIKSEFVRGKRVTDKATVEVVEMVLSGLVNKRIVQAINDQGGRAVGISGKDDDLMVAVADDPELGFVGRPVEMNVQVLRDLYTAGMIPVVAPVATGLEDNETFNVNGDTAAGAIAGALKADRLLLLTDVSGVKNKAGEVVTQLSPEEVRAMIADGTIAGGMIPKTETALQAVEEGVRGVVILDGRVPNACLLELFTDHGAGSMIRMTEPRVKPRIR
- a CDS encoding SixA phosphatase family protein, yielding MPRLVLIRHAKSGWDDPCLTDHQRPLAPRGQEAAPKIGAWLAAQGVMPDEVLCSDACRTRQSWDLIAPHLGDVVPALVPALYHAGPDVILRHLRGATGQCVVIVGHNPGIGEFAGMILRTLPDHAAFAAYPTAATLIADLPGDGWGAASYGSATPVAFTVPRDL